TCCAGTCGGACAGGTTGACTGCCCCGCATGGCCGCATCCCCAGCAAGAGAACCGGCCGCATCCCTGAATCGAAGCATTCCTCTATCTCGTCGTAGCACGAGACGTTTGTCTTCTGCTGCAGGCGTCAAATATTTTGACGCGTTCTGAATTGAAATCCAGCGACAAATAAACGAGAACAGAGGGAAAAAGGCTAAGCGCCTAAAGGCAAAGGATTCCCTTAATCTGTTGCTTCGATCAGAAATCAAAAACCTCGGATCTCCGCCATGTTTCACTCAATTTGCCATCGTCAGACTCAAGCACGCCTCCTTGTGATTATACAACATGCGGCTATGATATAACGCAGCATGAGTAGAGTAGGCATATCTCCTTATGATGTACTGAACAGAGTAGCGCGCACACACATCCACCTAAACCGTTTCAATCTCGCGATGACACCTACTCTCCAATGTACACGTAGGATTACAGGATAGGAACTGATTGAGCCAACCAAATGACTGAAACAGGAGGCTGAGCTTGATGATGACTGTGGCGGCGGTGTTCAACCCATCCTCCTCCCAGTCAGTCAAAGCCAGAGTTCAGTTGGAGCAGAGTTCTCCTAAGAAGTCTGTCCAACAGTGGAGCTGGAGCAGCAGTTGGGACCATCGTCACTCTCTCAGGCCCTGTAGTAGCAGCATCATTCTGGGAACCCACTCCTGCAAGCATTGGAGCTGACGCTGAAAGCTCCTCCACCTGGTCGATCGCATCTGCATCATCAGGTGCCTTATTCTCAGCATCTGCATCAGCAAAGTCCTCCATAATGACCTTCACAAAAGTATCCTCCAGAGAGAGAGGATTGGGAAACTCTGCAAAATGAAGCACAAACACAAGTAATATGGTCAGTCAGTAGCAAGTCATCATCACACTATCAAGTGGTGTGGCACACATAAAGGTGATGATTAGACTGACCAGGATTGATCCATAGTGAGACAGGCCAATATGAAGGTACAGTACGCATGTCACTGTAGTTCCATCCTAGGACATAGGATCTCAGGCCATCCAGAGAACTGTAGATCCTCCCCTTCTTAAGACCAACCACCCCTGGTCTGTTGTAAACAACTGCCACGGCACCAGGACCCCAGCCCACCAGCACACAGAGCTCCCCCAGTATGTTGGGACGAAAGACCCACAGGCGTGTTGCTTCCCCCTCCGTGAGGTCAAATGCTACAAATCGCCCAAAGTGAAATCCGTGAAACCAACGGTATGCAAGGCAAACCAAATTGGTGCCCCGGTGATCCCCAAGGGGAAGCTGCAGTAACCATACCATCTTAAGCTCCTCAACACCATCATCTAGAAGTGCATTCTTCCCCCCCTGAATTGGGAGCTCATGCATCTGCAGCCTTCCATCTGCATCCCAGTTCGTGAAGCACAACCTCCGTGAGGCGTCTAGCAG
The Panicum hallii strain FIL2 chromosome 6, PHallii_v3.1, whole genome shotgun sequence genome window above contains:
- the LOC112897545 gene encoding uncharacterized protein LOC112897545, which codes for MPIPAICSDMRLFGGSAGLPLFVDDCYSRLVIRRLTSPQQPGQIDRETAMSLDLPDGVDGEEVYIGGLAVSRSSSDARCLPLGISAIVVATRSYIFGTRTAGYRQMWSVLPVKEPAEGRSFERQGLRTFVSMLFDGEESAYLLDASRRLCFTNWDADGRLQMHELPIQGGKNALLDDGVEELKMVWLLQLPLGDHRGTNLVCLAYRWFHGFHFGRFVAFDLTEGEATRLWVFRPNILGELCVLVGWGPGAVAVVYNRPGVVGLKKGRIYSSLDGLRSYVLGWNYSDMRTVPSYWPVSLWINPEFPNPLSLEDTFVKVIMEDFADADAENKAPDDADAIDQVEELSASAPMLAGVGSQNDAATTGPERVTMVPTAAPAPLLDRLLRRTLLQLNSGFD